Proteins from one Oryza sativa Japonica Group chromosome 12, ASM3414082v1 genomic window:
- the LOC112937329 gene encoding uncharacterized protein, which translates to MLEAIGQFGRSLKGPSPYEMSGSFLEKRKEQVMDGFKEHKESWELTGCSIMTDAWTDRKGRGVMNLVVHSAHGVLFLDSVECSGDRKDGKYIFELVDRYIEEIGEQHVVQVVTDNASVNTTAASLLTAKRPSIFWNGCAAHCLDLMLEDIGKLGPVEETIANARQVTVFLYAHTRVLDLMRKFLNRDLVRSGVTRFATAYLNLKSLLDNKKELVRLFKSDEMEQLGYLKQAKGKKASKVIRSETFWKNVDIAVNYFEPLANVLRRMDSDVPSMGFFHGLMLEAKKEISQRFDNDKSRFIEVWDIIDKRWDNKLKTPLHLAGYYLNPYYYYPNKQEIESDGSFRAAKWWLNHGTSTPNLRKLAARILSLTCSSLACERNWSVFEQVHTKKRNRLLHERMRDLVFVKFNSKLRNKRENKGRDPIEKEVDDVVADGDNEFITGVVPSSSEMDQQCAKESQQHTTPQAPAPAKRKRPVHTKKRKVRSLQSLMRNAPVHPEAPSSDSEDCDDGIPMHTSDSDKLPSPSPYVSETDD; encoded by the exons ATGTTAGAGGCCATTGGACAATTTGGTAGAAGTCTGAAAGGGCCTAGTCCCTATGAGATGAGTGGATCGTTCTTAGAGAAAAGGAAGGAACAGGTGATGGATGGATTCAAGGAGCACAAGGAATCATGGGAGCTCACAGGTTGTTCTATCATGACAGATGCATGGACAGATAGGAAGGGTAGGGGAGTGATGAATTTAGTTGTGCATAGTGCTCATGGGGTACTCTTCTTAGATTCAGTGGAATGCTCAGGTGACAGGAAAGATGGCAAATATATCTTTGAACTTGTGGACAGGTACATAGAAGAGATAGGGGAACAACATGTTGTCCAAGTGGTGACTGATAATGCTAGCGTCAACACAACTGCAGCAAGTCTATTGACAGCAAAAAGACCAtcaatattttggaatggatgtGCTGCTCATTGCTTGGATCTCATGCTCGAGGATATTGGGAAGCTTGGACCAGTTGAGGAAACCATTGCTAATGCAAGACAAGTGACTGTTTTCTTGTATGCTCATACTAGGGTGTTGGATTTGATGAGAAAGTTTCTTAACAGAGACTTGGTTCGCTCTGGGGTTACACGATTTGCCACAGCTTATTTGAATCTAAAAAGCTTGTTAGACAACAAAAAAGAGTTAGTAAGACTATTTAAATCAGATGAGATGGAGCAATTGGGTTACTTGAAGCAGGCCAAGGGGAAGAAAGCCAGCAAAGTGATCAGATCTGAAACCTTTTGGAAAAATGTTGACATTGCAGTTAATTACTTTGAGCCATTGGCTAACGTGTTGAGAAGAATGGACAGCGATGTACCATCAATGGGATTCTTCCATGGTTTAATGCTTGAGGCGAAGAAAGAAATTTCTCAGAGATTCGATAATGATAAGAGCCGCTTCATAGAAGTTTGGGATATCATTGATAAAAGATGGGACAACAAGCTCAAGACTCCACTACACCTGGCTGGGTACTATTTGAAcccctactactactacccaAATAAGCAAGAGATCGAGAGTGATGGATCATTTAGAGCAG CAAAATGGTGGCTGAACCATGGCACAAGCACACCAAATCTTAGGAAGTTGGCTGCAAGGATTTTGAGTTTGACCTGCAGCTCCTTAGCTTGTGAGAGGAACTGGTCAGTTTTTGAACAG GTTCATACAAAGAAGCGCAACAGGCTACTTCATGAAAGGATGCGAGATCTGGTGTTTGTTAAATTTAACTCCAAGTTAAGAAATAAGAGAGAGAACAAGGGTAGAGATCCTATAGAGAAGGAAGTGGATGATGTTGTGGCAGATGGTGACAATGAATTCATTACTGGTGTTGTGCCTTCATCAAGTGAAATGGATCAACAATGTGCAAAAGAGTCACAGCAGCACACAACACCACAAGCACCAGCACCAGCTAAAAGGAAAAGGCCTGTGCACACTAAGAAGAGGAAAGTCAGAAGCCTACAGTCTTTGATGCGCAATGCCCCAGTGCATCCTGAAGCTCCATCATCCGACTCAGAAGATTGTGATGATGGTATTCCAATGCATACTTCTGATTCTGATAAGttaccctctccctctccctatgTCTCTGAGACCGATGATTGA
- the LOC136354633 gene encoding CASP-like protein 1U1, with protein sequence MAGGGGSEEEGHSASEAASIVFRIVTVGLSLASAITTAASTQCVRGDDGRVAATDSYSDYHSFRYAAAADLVSAVLQGVAIYLEAVRKEEAARVVELIDKLVQALTSSSAALLLAVADITSCGLPRSSRSRGGGRRQGGGLCSQPGRFCGQVRVSSAFSLLAATSFSVSVYTRHAAKRAAAVTPPPTTKKKKPQSSRRPPSRTPPPERRESPSPLRGRPRTPPPPRPRPPTTPPRPYVGCPRLTIPCSCENPELCSAFF encoded by the coding sequence atggccggcggcggcggcagcgaggaggAGGGGCACAGCGCGTCGGAGGCGGCGAGCATCGTGTTCCGCATCGTGACGGTGGGGCTGTCGCTGGCGTCGGCGatcacgacggcggcgtcgacgcagtgcgtccgcggcgacgacggccgcgtcgccgccacgGACTCGTACAGCGACTACCACTCGTTCAggtacgcggcggcggcggacctgGTGTCGGCGGTGCTGCAGGGGGTGGCGATCTACCTGGAGGCGgtgaggaaggaggaggcggcgagggtggtggaGCTCATCGACAAGCTCGTCCAGGCGCTGACGTCCTCGTCGGCCGcgctgctgctcgccgtcgccgacatcACCTCCTGCGGCCTCCCGCGCTCCTcccgcagccgcggcggcggacggcggcaggGCGGCGGCCTCTGCAGCCAGCCCGGCCGGTTCTGCGGCCAGGTCCGCGTGTCGTCGGCCTTCTCCCTTCTCGCCGCGACCTCCTTCTCCGTCTCCGTCTACACCAGGCACGCCGccaagcgcgccgccgccgtcacgccgccgccgacgacgaagaagaagaaaccgcAGTCCTCCCGTCGTCCGCCCTCCAGGACACCTCCACCGGAACGACGAGAGTCCCCTTCGCCGCTGAGGGGTCGtccgcgcacgccgccgccgccgcggccgcggccgccgacgacgccgccgcggccgtacGTGGGGTGCCCGAGGCTGACGATCCCGTGCAGCTGCGAGAACCCCGAGCTGTGCTCCGCCTTCTTCTAG
- the LOC4352422 gene encoding rRNA-processing protein FYV7: MKRPPPREDGAGSGGGDGAKKGKGRWGGGGRRRNEQRLGSGGGGALSLAAFAYAKSRNTGYNPALIKKQKEFYKNAKLISKYKRSKKQQNQSSNPPPFPIPKEGGDDANNASKLHSKKKKRVAPSLNEEYEKKRAEDEKAKKEREAIIQAKREERERSEARRRDLREKMFKKTRSGQPVMKYRIQHLLETALESSNK; this comes from the exons ATGAAGCGTCCACCGCCACGCGAAGACGGCGCTggaagcggaggaggagacggggccaagaaagggaaggggaggtggggcggcggagggaggaggcggaacGAGCAGCGgctggggagcggcggcggcggcgccctgtccctcgccgccttcgcctACGCCAAGTCCAGGAACACCGGCTACAACCCGGCCCTCATCA AGAAGCAGAAAGAGTTCTACAAGAATGCTAAATTGATTAGCAAGTACAAGAGGTCAAAGAAGCAACAAAATCAGTCAAGCAATCCTCCACCATTTCCAATTCCAAAG GAAGGAGGTGATGATGCAAACAATGCATCAAAGCTGCatagcaagaagaagaagcgcgTTGCACCAAGCTTAAACGAAGAGTATGAGAAAAAACGGGCAGAGGATGAGAAGGCAAAGAAGGAGCGGGAAGCGATAATTCAGGCAAAGAGGGAGGAGCGGGAGAGGTCTGAAGCAAGGCGGAGAGATTTAAGGGAGAAGATGTTCAAGAAAACAAGATCTGGGCAGCCTGTGATGAAATACAGGATCCAGCATCTGTTGGAGACTGCATTAGAAAGCTCAAACAAGTAA
- the LOC4352423 gene encoding conserved oligomeric Golgi complex subunit 8: MDVLDAGHRATPEPSSSSSSAAAADMSGASVLPLAGAAYQPYVSELLSFSIERLHKEPELLRVDAERVRRQMQEVAVENYGAFIAASEALSFVRAQLEGFDRHLEALIEEIPNLTSGCTEFVESAQQILEERKLNQTLLANHSTLLDLLEIPQLMDTCIRNGNYDEALDLEAFVSKISKLHPDLPVIQGLAVEVKKTIQSLISQLLQKLRSNIQLPECLRIVAHLRRIGVFSESELRLQFLRCREAWLSGILDDLDQRNVYGYLTGMVGYHRTHLFDVVNQYRAIFNNDKSGSDENYDGGLLFSWAMHQISNHLTTLQVMLPNITEGGSLSNIREQCMYCAMGLGLVGLDFRGLLPPIFEKAVLNLFSKNMGTAVENFQVVLDSHRWVPMPSVGFVANGVVDETSDDVTPPSVLMEHPPLAVFVNGVSAAMNELRPCAPLSLKNVLAEEVVKGLQAVSDSLVRYNAMRMLRGNESSLFLSLCQAFIEVAYPYCSACFGRCYPNGAILITERRSTFDAVSQLLTVPARSNSSGISIERRQSGSIERKQSGAIERKQSEGIERKQSIDESAGTTATDNGTPANGPPPVANDDSGTSSAPAQPDGQTTAAAST; this comes from the exons ATGGACGTCCTcgacgccggccaccgcgccacgccggagccctcctcctcctcctcctccgccgccgccgccgacatgtCCGGCGCCTCCGtcctcccgctcgccggcgccgcctaccAGCCCTACGTCTCCgagctcctctccttctccatcGAGCGCCTCCACAAG GAGCCGGAGCTGCTGCGGGTGGACGCGGAGCGGGTGCGGCGGCAGATgcaggaggtggcggtggagaaCTACGGGGCCTTCATCGCCGCATCCGAGGCGCTCTCCTTCGTCCGCGCGCAGCTCGAGGGGTTCGACAGGCACCTCGAGGCACTG ATAGAGGAGATACCGAATTTAACATCTGGCTGCACCGAGTTTGTTGAGTCAGCACAGCAAATTTTAGAAGAGAGGAAGCTCAATCAGACATTACTAGCCAATCACAGCACACTGCTTGATCTGCTTGAAATCCCACAACTGATGGACAC ATGTATACGAAATGGGAACTATGATGAGGCACTTGACCTGGAAGCCTTTGTTAGTAAAATATCAAAGTTGCACCCTGA TTTACCTGTTATCCAAGGCTTAGCTGTTGAAGTCAAGAAGACAATACAGTCATTAATTTCTCAGCTTCTCCAGAAGCTTCGATCAAATATTCAG TTGCCTGAATGCCTCCGTATTGTTGCACATTTGCGCCGCATTGGAGTGTTCAGTGAATCAGAATTGCGTTTACAG TTCTTGAGATGCAGGGAAGCTTGGCTTTCTGGGATTCTTGATGACCTGGACCAAAGGAATGTATATGGGTATCTAACAGGCATGGTGGGTTACCACAGAACACATCTATTTGATGTTGTCAATCAATATCGAGCAATATTCAACAATGATAAGTCCGGAAGTGATGAGAACTACGATGGTGGATTGCTTTTCAGCTGGGCAATGCACCAAATAAGTAATCATCTTACCACTCTTCAAGTTATGTTGCCAAATATAACGGAAGGTGGCTCTCTCTCCAACATTCGTGAACAGTGCATG TATTGTGCAATGGGCCTTGGCTTGGTTGGACTGGATTTCCGTGGCTTACTTCCACCAATTTTTGAAAA AGCTGTGTTAAATTTGTTTTCAAAGAACATGGGTACAGCAGTCGAGAATTTTCAG GTTGTTCTGGATTCACATCGTTGGGTTCCAATGCCATCTGTTGGCTTTGTAGCGAATGGAGTTGTGGATGAGACTTCTGATGATGTGACGCCGCCTTCTGTTTTAATGGAGCATCCACCTCTTGCAGTCTTTGTCAATG GTGTTTCAGCGGCAATGAATGAGCTAAGACCGTGCGCACCATTGAGCTTGAAAAATGTACTTGCCGAGGAGGTGGTGAAGGGATTACAAGCCGTTTCTGACTCCCTAGTCAGATACAATGCCATGCGGATGCTGCGTGGAAATGAGTCCTCTCTTTTCCTTTCACTTTGCCAGGCATTTATTGAG GTCGCATATCCTTACTGCTCTGCATGTTTTGGCCGATGCTACCCCAATGGAGCAATATTGATCACAGAGCGACGAAGCACATTCGACGCAGTCAGCCAGCTGCTGACTGTACCTGCAAGGTCCAACAGCTCAGGGATCAGCATCGAACGGAGGCAATCAGGCAGCATTGAGAGAAAACAGTCTGGAGCCATTGAACGTAAGCAATCGGAAGGCATCGAAAGAAAGCAGTCGATCGACGAGAGCGCGGGGACAACAGCCACCGACAATGGGACCCCAGCTAACGGACCACCTCCAGTGGCGAACGATGATTCTGGGACCTCCTCAGCACCAGCTCAGCCTGATGGGCAAACCACTGCAGCAGCAAGTACGTAG
- the LOC4352424 gene encoding E3 ubiquitin-protein ligase MIEL1, translated as MGGAHFPGEGEVVAGEGDAVVPLRDVGKMEHGCEHYRRRCKIVAPCCGEVFACRHCHNDATASGDRHTICRQDVEKVVCLLCDTEQPVSQVCINCGVNMGEYFCDVCKFYDDDTEKGQFHCYDCGICRVGGKENYFHCAKCGSCYAVALRDNHQCVENSMRQNCPICYEYLFDSLKGTRVLDCGHTMHMECFSEMVEHNKYTCPICSKTALDMTHHWALLDQEIEATIMPPVYRYKVWVLCNDCNKVSEVDFHVIGHKCSHCNSYNTRSTSRPADLSGSSSPSTSDSSENNP; from the exons ATGGGAGGGGCGCACTTCCCCGGTGAGGGCGAGGTGGTGGCCGGGGAGGGCGACGCCGTCGTCCCCCTCCGCGACGTGGGCAAGATGGAGCACGG GTGCGAGCATTACAGGAGGAGATGCAAGATCGTGGCGCCCTGCTGCGGCGAGGTGTTCGCTTGCCGCCATTGCCACAACGATGCCACG GCTTCAGGTGATCGGCATACCATTTGCCGCCAGGATGTTGAAAAA GTAGTATGTCTACTCTGTGATACTGAACAGCCG gTGTCACAAGTGTGCATAAACTGTGGTGTCAATATGGGAGAGTACTTTTGTGATGTATGCAAGTTTTATGATGATGAT ACAGAGAAAGGGCAGTTTCATTGCTACGATTGTGGCATATGCAG GGTTGGTGGCAAGGAAAACTACTTCCACTGCGCAAAGTGCG GGTCTTGTTATGCTGTTGCTCTGCGTGATAACCATCAGTGTGTGGAGAACTCAATGAGGCAGAATTGCCCAATTTGTTATGAG TATCTATTTGATTCATTAAAAGGAACACGAGTTCTCGACTGTGGACACACGATGCACATGGAATGCTTTTCTGAGATGGTGGAACATAACAA ATACACTTGTCCAATATGCTCCAAGACAGCTCTTGATATGACACATCACTGGGCATTGTTAGATCAAGAG ATTGAAGCAACAATCATGCCTCCCGTCTACCGTTACAAG GTTTGGGTGCTCTGTAATGACTGCAACAAGGTCTCAGAAGTGGACTTCCATGTGATTGGCCACAAGTGCAGCCACTGCAACTCGTACAATACTCGATCGACATCACGGCCTGCGGATTTATCAGGAAGCAGTTCTCCCTCGACGTCAGATTCGTCCGAAAACAATCCGTAG